One Arachis hypogaea cultivar Tifrunner chromosome 2, arahy.Tifrunner.gnm2.J5K5, whole genome shotgun sequence genomic window, tatatatataatcctatatttttaattaaattagtgaaacattataaaataaaagtaaatacataataatactatgtaattattctttaaataataaaaattatccttaaACAAGATTTAGGTTGCCATAATAAATTAGTAGCCATAAAATCTTCTATTTGGGAATAATAAAttatttctctaaaataaaatgtatttctctaaaaataaattacttcaaACATAAGATCTTTTATCTGGGAATAATACAAATTAGCAGCCATCATTCTAGCTAGTAAAGAAACATCTCTTATCACTTCAGGAGTCACTCTCTGATTACCCGCTTATTTATCCCTATGTTCTTCATTTATCGTGGAAGTTGTTCATTCCTGCTCTCATCTCATCTTGTGGTGTTAGAGGAGTTTTTCTGATTTCGTCTGCTCAAAATGCAGCTTGAATCTACACAAACAAAAGTTATATAAGAAGCTTATCAGAGATATAATTCTCTGCAGAACAACTTCAAATACAGATGATTAATAAAAATGCTTCACCATGTGAGAAAATGAATCTTGGAATTACTTTAGttgtctttgtttctttttttaattcttcaaCCATTCTAAGTAATTAAAAATGTTGTTCCCTTAACGTCCAGATGCAACATTCAAAAGTGATTACATTGGTTTAATAGAGAACTTGACTATGGCTTTAGAACAACAAGCACCACAAAGATCTGAAACTATTTGTGCTGACCTAACTTAGAATTTTAGGAACATGAAGCTCAAATCAAAACACATGGAATTAGTTAACATATAGAGTGAAAAGGAGGTACCTGTCACAAATTTAAACCTATTCCATCATGGATGCCATTCTTTGCTGATCAGCTTCTAGAAGTGATTCCAAACTAGCTAACATGCTCTTATCCATGATTTAACTAGGAATTTTGGAGAAGAAACTCAAACCCAAGGAACGAAATTGAAACCAGTTAAGTAATAataatataggatgaaacaaaagaccaaaaagaaatagaaaataaacaaaatttaactaaAGATGAAGTAAAATTTTGTGCAAAAGATGAAGTTAAAGACCTTGTAGTTCTTCTGGGAATTTGTGCAGCTTCCTCTGAATTCATGTTTCCTCTGATAAAATCAACAATAGAATCATTATGATTCCTCCCTACCTCACCTGCACGAAGCGAATCAATTATAAATTGTGGTTAGACTACAAGATTGTAACTAAAAAATAGAGTTTAAATTCTATGCATCCTTCAACATAAAACACTTTTACATTAAAATCCAATCTGGTGCTACCACGTAAATATCTAGTTAACATAGTTGTAACCCTttcatgaaatttttttatgaatttttgtcCTCATCAACCATAATAATCAATTAAAACTACACATTAGTGTTAAAAAAACACAAACTAACATTCAAATACAAATTATAGCAAAATATCTCTATCTATGTTATTTGTTCCTAGTTTACCAAAATCAGTCTCACCAGCTTCAAATGGTAGAGGTACCCCATCAATCAAAACTCCCTTTCTATTACTTTTCATGCTGACCTAATTTCAAACAAGCAGGAAAATATAAGAAcagagaaaataacaataaagtgCCTGAGGCTTTAAATCACAAGGCTATACTAAACAAACCTGTTGAATGTGTGGGGCAAGCTTCTCCAAGACTTGAGAATAAATATGCATTGTGTGCCGAGTAGCTATGCAGTGTTCATACAAACTCGAGCAATATGTAGACTAATAAGAGGAAACAAAATCAGACACTCAGAAAAAACTTAATAGATTCACAGCTACAAAAAGAGGCAGATGGTGAGAGACAAAGAGAGGGTTGAGAGGGAAAGGGTAGTGATGGCAGATGGTGAGAGGCAGAGAGAGGGCTGAGAGAGGAAAGCTAGTGACACCGTTCGTGAGCCGTGAAGGGGACCGAGGGTGCATGGCTACATCTTGTGCTGCTGACTGCTGAGAGAAGAGGGCTGTGTGCATACCCTAGAGTGTATGGTAGTATGTGATTTGGTGAAAGGAAACAAAAATTACTAAGTACTTGTTTGGTAC contains:
- the LOC112746676 gene encoding uncharacterized protein isoform X2 → MLVLTWDKRCKIAIGAAKGLAYLHESTYCSSLYEHCIATRHTMHIYSQVLEKLAPHIQQVSMKSNRKGVLIDGVPLPFEAGEVGRNHNDSIVDFIRGNMNSEEAAQIPRRTTS
- the LOC112746676 gene encoding uncharacterized protein isoform X1 → MLVLTWDKRCKIAIGAAKGLAYLHESTYCSSLYEHCIATRHTMHIYSQVLEKLAPHIQQVSMKSNRKGVLIDGVPLPFEAGEVGRNHNDSIVDFIRGNMNSEEAAQIPRRTTRSLTSSFAQNFTSSLVKFCLFSISFWSFVSSYIIIT